The Qipengyuania oceanensis genome includes the window TCTTCGCGCTCGCTTGGGTGTCGCAGGAAGAGCAATGGCCTGCCTGGACCACGATAATGCTGGCGGTACTTGGCGGGTTCGGAGCGCTGTGGTTTCTCGGCCTCCTCGCGAGCCAGATCCGTTTTTTCGAACCAGACCCGGCACACCCGCTGCGCTGGTACCGGCCATGGGATTGGCCGCGTATCTTCAAGTACACCCATTTCGCCCGATGGAGTCGCAAAAACTACGACCGCTGGCTCGACGAGACCGTCGGCCATGCTCGGCACGCGCTGTCGATCGACGAGAACCGGGCGGACTTCGCGCAGGTCGACTGGTTTGCTTATCGCGATCTGCCGGAACACCACGTCAGCCAGCCACCCTGGCTCGAGCAGGTGTGGTTCGCCGGGTGCCACAGCGATATCGGCGGCAGCTACCTCGAGCTGGAAAGCCGGCTGAGCGATATCGCGCTGCAATGGATGGTCGCGGAACTCGAGCGGTGCCGCCCAGGCATACGCGTGCGCCATGATATCCTCCACACCTCGCCCGATCCGCTGGGCCAGCAGCACGAGGAGCGCATTTTCGAGAAGATCGGTGCGATCGCCTTCAGGTGGCGGGTCAGGCCGCGAACGGTCGACCCGGCGCAACCGCTGCACCCGTCGGTCATTGCGCGGCTCGAGGCCGATCAGGTGCCCCACCCCGATGCGATGCGTCCCTATCGCCCGGAGCAGCTGCGACACCACCTGCAGGCCAGCAAGTATTATTCCGGCAAGGAGCCCTGAACAACTGGCATAGTCGCGGCACGATCTGGCCCACCTTGCGCCGCGGCCCTCCTCTGCTAAAGCCCGCCCGAACGCTCTTTCGCGATAAGCTAACAGGACAGACATGCAGAAAATTCAGGTGAAGAACCCCGTTGTCGAACTCGATGGCGACGAAATGACGCGGATCATCTGGCAGTGGATCCGCGAACGGCTGATCCTTCCCTATCTCGATGTCGACCTCAAATATTACGACCTGTCGATCGAAAAGCGCGACGAGACCGACGACCAGATCACGGTCGATGCCGCCAATGCCATCAAGGAACATGGCGTCGGCGTGAAATGCGCCACCATCACGCCGGACGAAGCCCGGGTCGAGGAATTCGATCTCAAGAAGATGTGGAGGAGCCCCAACGGCACGATCCGCAACATCCTTGGCGGCGTTGTCTTCCGCGAACCGATCGTGATCGAGAACGTCCCGCGGCTGGTGCCGGGCTGGACCGACCCGATCGTGGTCGGACGCCATGCCTATGGCGACCAGTATCGCGCCACCGATACGCTGATCCCCGGCCCCGGCAAGCTGCGCCTGGTGTTCGACGGGGAAGACGGCACCAAGCTCGATCTCGACGTATTCGATTTCCCCAGCGCCGGTGTCGCGATGGCGATGTACAATCTCGACGATTCGATCCGCGACTTCGCCCGCGCCAGCTTCAATTACGGCCTGAACCTCGGTTGGCCGGTCTACCTGTCGACCAAGAACACGATCCTGAAGGCCTATGACGGGCGCTTCAAGGATCTGTTCCAGAAAGTGTTCGACACCGAAGGCTTCGCGGAGAAGTTCAAGGAAGCCGGCATCGTCTACGAACACCGCCTGATCGACGACATGGTCGCCTCCGCGCTCAAGTGGAACGGCAAGTTCGTCTGGGCCTGCAAGAACTACGATGGCGACGTTCAGTCGGATACCGTCGCACAAGGCTTCGGCTCGCTCGGCCTGATGACGTCGGTGCTGATGACGCCGGACGGCAAGACCGTGGAAGCAGAAGCCGCTCACGGCACCGTCACCCGTCACTATCGGCAGCATCAGCAGGGCAAGGCGACTTCGACCAACCCGATCGCATCGATTTTCGCCTGGACCCGCGGCCTCATGTATCGCGGCAAGTTCGACGACACGCCCGACGTGGTGAAGTTCGCCGAGACGCTGGAGCGTGTCTGCATCAAGACCGTCGAAAGCGGCAAGATGACCAAGGATCTCGCACTGCTCATCGGTCCGGAACAGAGCTGGCTGACGACCGAGCAATTCTTCGAGGCTATCGTCACCAACCTGGAGGCTGAAATGGCGTCCCAGGGGTTCGCTGCGTAGTTCCTCAGGCGGAATTTGTACCGGTAAGCTGGGTTTGCGGCCCAGGGGGCGTCGACGTTCACCGTCCCGCCTCTCTTGGCGCTGCAACTGCCTGCTTTGCCGCACTGACTGAAACCGTCGTCCGTCTCGTTCGTTAGCGGGGCAAGTTTGAAAGTCCGGGTCGGCAATTGCCGGCCGCGTTTTCATCGGGTCGCTGAATACTGACGGGGCACAAATGGCACAGCAACCAGCTCGAAAGGGCAAGCCGCGCCGCAAGGCAGACGAGAAACTGGGCCAGAAGCGGCTCGAGATCCGCAATGCGCGCCCCAAGGATGTGCGCGGGATCGCCGAACTCGTGCGCCGGGTCTATGACGACATGCCTGCCTACACCCACGGCGAGATCCGCGGGCAGATCAACAATTTTCCCGAGGGCTGCTTCGTCGCCATGCTCGACGACCAGGTCGTCGGCTATTGCGCGACCATGCAGCTGCCCGAGCCCGTCGCGCTGGGCGAGCATGACTGGGACGAGGTCACCGGCAATGGCTACGGCAGCCGCCATGATCCGACGGGCGACTGGCTCTATGGCTACGAGATGTGCGTCGATCCCAAGGTGCGCGGCGTGCGCATCGGACGCCGTCTCTATGAAGAGCGGCGCGCCATCGCCGAAGAGAAGGACCTGACGGGGATCGTCTTTGCCGGCCGGATGCCGGGGTTCGCCCGCGCGCGCCGTCGCAAGACCAACCGAGTGGAAACACCGCAGGAATATCTCGATCTCGTGCTCGCGGGCAAGCTGCACGATCCGGTGCTCCGGTTCCAGCTCGCCAACGGCTTTGAGCCCAAGGGGATCATCGAGAATTACCTGCCGGAGGACAAGGCCAGCCTCGCGAACGCCGTGATGATGGTCTGGCGCAACCCCTATGTGGAGCGCGACCAGCCAGAGAAGAAACGCCTTCCGCGCGGTGTGGAGGCGGTGCGTATCGCCACCTGTCAGCTGCAGGCGCGTGCCGTCGCCGACTACGACGAGTTCCTGCGCGCGATCGACTACTTCGTCGATGTTGCAGCGGATTACGAATCGGACTTCATAGTCTTTCCCGAACTCTTCACGCTCATGCTGCTCAGCTTCGAACCCAAGGAGCTCTCGCCGGTCGAGGCGATCGAGCGGCTGTCCGACTACACCCCGCGCCTCAAGAGCGACATCTCCGAAATGGCGATGCGCTACAACATCAACATCATTGCTGGCTCGCATCCGACGCGCATGGATGACGGCGACATCCACAACATCGCCTACATCTGCCTGCGCGACGGCTCAGTTCACGAACAGGAGAAGATCCACCCCACGCCGAACGAGCGATACTGGTGGAACATCAAGGGCGGCGACGAGATCGACGTCATCCAGACCGATTGCGGACCGATCGGGGTCCTGATCTGCTACGACAGCGAGTTCCCGGAGCTTGCCCGGCGCCTTGCCGACGAAGGCGCGCGGATCATCTTCGTCCCGTTCTGCACCGACAGCCGGCAGGGTTACCTGCGCGTGCGCTACTGCGGACAGGCGCGTGCGATCGAGAACCAGTGCTTCGTGGTTCTCTCGGGCAATGTCGGCAATTTGCCGAACGTCGCCAACATGGACATCCAGTACGCCCAGAGCTGCATTCTGACGCCGTGCGACTTCCCCTTCGCGCGCGATGGCATTGCCGCCGAGGCGAGCGAGAACGTCGAGACGCTGACTATCAGCGACGTCAATCTCGCCGACCTTGCATGGGCGCGTGCCGAGGGGACGGTCCGCAATCTCGCCGACCGCCGGTTCGACCTTTACCGGATCGAGTGGGACGTCGACGGCAAGCATCCCGGCAAGCCGCGCCCGCGGCGTGAACCGCTCGGCTCAAGTTCTCCCGGCGGCGGCTGACACATCGCGTCCTAAACGCGTGCTTCGGCTGGTGACTTTGGCAGACCGCCTGCCTATTCACGCTTCATGGCTTCCGGTGAACTCGCCTCCCCTGCCCTGTCCGATGCGCTGGTGATCCTGGGATCGGCGGGAATAGTCATTCCCGTCTTCACCCGGTTTCGCATCACGCCGGTGATCGGCTTCATCCTGATCGGCGTGCTCGTCGGTCCTTTCGGGCTCGGCAAACTGGTTTTCGATTACCCGTGGCTCGCCCACGTGACGATCACCGATCCCGAAGCGCTCGACCCGTTTGCGGAGTTCGGGATCATCCTCCTGCTTTTCACGATCGGGCTCGAACTGTCGTTCAATCGCCTGTGGCAGATGCGCAGGCTCGTTTTCGGGCTGGGTGCGCTCGAACTGCTCGTCATCGGCCTGTCGCTCGCGATCTTCCTCAGCATGATGGGCCAGTATTGGGTCGGGGCGCTGGCGCTGGGCTTCGCCCTCGCCTTTTCCTCGACGGCGATCGTGCTGCCGATATCGGGCACGAACAGCCCGGTCGGGCGCGCAGCACTTTCGATGCTGCTGTTCGAAGACATCATGATCGTCCCGATCATCTTCATCCTTGGCGCGATGGCGCCCTATGCCCAAGCCGAAGGATGGGGCGGCCTCGTCGATACCCTATGGCAGGGGGCGCTGGTGATCGCAGGCCTGCTGGTAGTCGGCCGCTTTGCCCTACCCCGCCTGTTCGGCCAAGCCGCACGAACCAAGAGCCCCGAACTGTTCCTCGCCGCATCCCTGCTCGTCGTTATCGGCGCGAGCCTTGCGACGGCGGTCGTCGGCTTGTCTCCGATCGTGGGTGCGCTGATTGCGGGCCTGCTGATCGCGGAGACGGAATATCACGGCGAGGTCGAAGGCATCATGGAGCCGTTCAAGGGCCTCGCTCTGGGGATCTTCCTCATCACCGTCGGCATGTCGATCGATCTCACGTCCATCTGGGCTAATCTCGGCCCGATCGTCCTCGCGGTGGTCGGCGTGCTGGTCTTCAAGTCGCTCGTCACGTTCCTCCTCCTGCGGTTGATGGGAGCAAGGCGATCGACAGCGGCAGAAACCGGGCTGCTGATGGCAAGCCCGTCCGAGACAACGCTGATCGTGCTGGCCGCGGCGAGCTCTGCCTTGCTGATCCAGCCCGGAACCGCGCAGTTCTGGCAGATCGTCACCGCGATCGGGCTGACCGTCACCCCTGTCCTTGCCCGGGCGGGACGTTTCGTCGCGCGGCGCATCGAGCCTGTCGCACAGCTCGACGAGGCCGATGCCGCGACGCCGAGGGTCATCGTTGTGGGTGCCGGGCGGGTGGGACGGCTGATCGCCGACATGCTGGCCGCACACGACCAGCCATATGTCGCAATCGATTCCGACACCGACATGATCGAGAGCGCCAAGCGCAAGGGATATCGCGCGGTCTTCGGTGACGCAGCACGCGGCCACGCGCTCGAAAACCTCGGAATAGATCATTCACCGGCCGTCATCCTGACGATGGACGAACCTGTTCTGGCGCAGCGCCTGACCGCGAAACTGCGCAAGTCGCATCCCGATCTCCCGATCATCGCCCGTGCGCGCGATGCCATACATGCAGCCGAACTCTATCGCGCAGGTGCCAGCACAGCCGTGCCCGAAACGCTCGAAGCCTCGCTCCAGCTATCCGAGGCCGCGCTCGTCGATCTCGGCGTCGCGATGGGCCCAGTGATCGCTTCGATCCACGAAAAGCGGGACGAGTTGCGCGCGCAGATCCAGGAGATGGGCGCGCTGGAACGTCGGCCGAAGCTCAAGACCAGCACCGCATCCACCTGACTTTTCGGACCTTTGTCGCGCCCGGGCCGTTGAATGGGCGAAGGAGACGAAAATGTCAGACAAGACCCCGCCGAGCGAACCGATCTCGGATGCCGAGAAGTTCAAGCCGCAAAACGTGCAGGACGGAGACATGACTGATCCGAAGCTCATGGAGAGCCGCGGCAAGGGACCGGACACCGCACGCGGTGCCGAGCATCACCTGCAGATGAAGAGCATGAACCGCCGCTAGCGGTCCACGGCCTCAGGCATCAACGCTCGACAGCGCCTTGCGCACCGCGTCGATCGCCTCGGCTGCCTTGGAACCGTCCGGACCACCGCCCTGCGCCATATCCGGACGACCACCGCCGCCCTTGCCGCCGAGCACTGTTACGCCATCGCGTACCAGCTGAACCGCATCGAACCGACCGGTCAGATCGTCTGTCACGCCCACCGCGAATGCCGCCTTGCCATCGTTGACTGCGCAGATCGCGCCTACTCCCGATCCCATGCGTTTCTTCGCTTCATCAAGTAGCGGGCGCAATTCCTTGGGGTCCAACCCTTCGATTACCTGACCTGAAAATGCGACGCCGGCGATCTGTTCGTCAGCCTGTGCGCCAGCGTTCGCGTTCGACGTATTGCCGGCGAGTGCCAAGGCGCGCCTGGCTTCCGCGAGTTCCTTTTCGAGGCGCTTGCGTTCTTCCGCCAGCGCAGCGACCCGGCCAGCAGCCTCGTCGGGTGCTGCCTTGATCACGCCCGCGATCGCCTTCAGCGCATCCTCGCGACCCACCAGCCACCTGCGAGCGGCCTCTCCCGTCAGCGCCTCTATCCGGCGCACTCCCGACGAGACGGCGCTTTCGGACACGATCCGGAAAACGCCGATATCGCCAGTCGCCTTGACATGGGTTCCCCCGCACAGTTCGACCGAGAAATTCCGTCCGCCCTCTCCCAGGCCGCCCATGGACAGGACGCGGACTTCGTCGCCGTATTTTTCGCCGAACAGTGCGAGAGCGCCTGCTTCGACGGCCTCGTCCGGGCTCATCAAGCGCGTTACGACCGGTTCGTTGCGGCGTATTTCCGCATTCACCTCGGCCTCGATCGCAATGATGTCTTCATCCGTCAGCGGCTTGGGGTGCGAAAAGTCGAAGCGGAAGCGATCGTCGGCAACGAGCGATCCCTTTTGCGTGACGTGCCCGCCGAGGCGGTTGCGCAGCGCGGCATGAACGAGATGCGTTGCGGAATGATTGGCGCGAATCCGATCCCTGCGTTCGGCATCGACTTCCAGATGCACGGTTTCGCCGACCTTGATCGAACCCTTCGTCACCTTGCCGTAATGCGCGTGAAGTCGCCCAAGCGGTTTGGACGTCTCTTCGACCGCGATCTCCAATCCGGCGGGGCTGCTGATCGTGCCCGCGTCGCCCGACTGGCCGCCGCTTTCGCCGTAGAAGGGCGTCTGGTTCGTCAGAACGGTGATGGTGTCGCCTTGCGACGCGCTGTCGATCTCGGTGCCATCGCGCAGCAGTGCCACGACGCGGCCTTCTCCCGAAGTCGAGGTGTAGCCGGTAAACTCGGTTGCACCATCGCGCTCGGCAATGTCGAACCAGACCTCGCTCGATCCGGCATCGCCGGAACCCTTCCAGGCGGCGCGGGCAGCAGCCTTCTGCCGCTCCATCGCGGCATCGAAGCCTGCGCGATCAACTTCGAGACCGCGGCTGCGCAGCGCATCCTCCGTCAAATCGTAAGGGAAGCCATAGGTGTCGTAGAGCTGGAAGGCCGTCTCGCCATCGAGCCGGTCGCCGTCGCTCATCGTCGACGTCGCCTCGTCGAGCAGACGCAGACCCTTCTCCAGCGTACGACGGAACTGTGTTTCCTCGCGCTGCAGGGTTTCCTCGATGAGCGGCTGCGCCCGGCCCAGCTCGGGATAGGCCTGTCCCATCTCGGCAACGAGCGCCGGCACGAGCCGGTGCATCAGCGGATCTTTGGCGCCAAGCAGGTGTGCATGGCGCATCGCGCGCCGCATGATGCGGCGAAGGACGTAACCGCGGCCCTCGTTGGACGGCAGTACGCCGTCAGCCATCAGGAAACTCGTCGAACGCAAGTGGTCCGCAATGACCCGGTGGCTCGCCTTGTGCTCACCCTCGGCCTTCACGCCGGTCAGGCTTTCTGACGCGGCGATGAGTTCCACGAAGGTATCCGTATCGTAATTGTCGTGGACGCCCTGCATGACCGCCGCGATACGTTCGAGCCCCATACCGGTGTCGATCGAGGGCTTGGGAAGAGCGGTTCGCGATCCGTCGGCCGACTGGTCGAACTGCATGAACACGAGGTTCCAGATCTCGACGAAGCGATCTCCATCCTCGTCCGGACTGCCTGGAGGCCCACCGAAGATGTGGTCGCCGTGATCGTAGAAGATTTCCGAACAGGGACCGCACGGCCCCGTATCGCCCATCGACCAGAAGTTGTCGCTGGTCGGGATGCGGATGATCCGCTCCTCCGGAAGGCCGGAAATCTTGCGCCACAGATCGAAGGCTTCGTCGTCGGTATGATAGACAGTCGCAGTCAATCGCGCCGGATCGAGCGCCCATTCCCTGGTAAGCAAAGTCCAGGCATGGAGGATCGCCTGCTCCTTGAAGTAATCGCCGAAGCTGAAATTGCCGAGCATCTCGAAGAACGTGTGATGCCGCGCGGTATAGCCGACATTGTCGAGATCGTTGTGCTTGCCTCCGGCGCGCACGCATTTCTGGCTGCTGGTGGCGGTCGGGTTTGGCGGGGTTTCGAGACCGGTGAACGCGTTCTTGAACGGCACCATTCCCGCGTTGACGAACATCAGCGTCGGATCGTTGTAAGGTACGAGCGGCGCTGAAGGCACTTCGGCGTGCCCGGCAGCAGCGAAATAGTCGAGGAAGCCCCGGCGAATATCGTTGGTCGACGTCATGGCCGGTCAGTTAGGCAATGTCGGGGCTAGCGACAAGCGCGAAACCTGCGGCAGGGCGTGCGGTTTCCTCGATCACTGCGCCTTTGCCGCTATTGCGGACCCTAGGGGGTGTCTGGAAACGAAAAGCCGCCACATGCCGGATGGGGATGGCATGCAGCGGCATTCCGTGTGTTCGGGCCCCGAACCCCTGCCGGGTTCTGTCGGACAGAAGGACCCGCTTGAGGATCAGTCGTCGGAGTCCGCGTCCGGCCCCGCCATCATCTCCTCGGCGACCACGTCGGTGCGGCCACGAATCGCAGCTTCCAACTTGGTGCAAATCTCAGGGTTTTCCTTGAGGAAGGTCTTGGCATTCTCGCGGCCCTGGCCGATCCTGACGCTGTCGTAGCTGAACCACGACCCCGACTTCTCGACGATGCCCGCCTTCACGCCGAGATCGAGGATCTCGCCGATCTTCGAAATGCCCTCGCCATACATGATGTCGAATTCGACCTGCTTGAACGGGGGAGCGACCTTGTTCTTCACGACCTTCACGCGGGTCGAGTTGCCGACGACCTCGTCGCGATCCTTGATCTGGCCCGTGCGGCGAATGTCGAGCCGGACCGAAGCGTAGAACTTGAGGGCGTTACCGCCCGTCGTCGTCTCGGGATTGCCGTACATCACGCCGATCTTCATGCGCAGCTGGTTGATGAAGATCACCATGCACTTGGATCGGTTGATCGAACCGGTCAGCTTGCGCAGCGACTGCGACATCAGTCGAGCCTGCAGGCCGACGTGGCTGTCTCCCATCTCGCCCTCGATCTCGGCCCGGGGGACCAGTGCGGCGACCGAGTCGACCACGAGAACGTCGATCGCGTTCGAACGGACCAGCGTATCGGTAATTTCCAGCGCCTGCTCGCCCGTGTCGGGCTGCGAAACGATCAGCTCGTCGATATCGACGCCGAGCTTCTTGGCGTAGACCGGGTCGAGCGCGTGTTCGGCATCGACGAACGCCGCCGTGCCGCCATTCTTCTGCGCTTCGGCGATCACATGCAGCGCGAGTGTCGTCTTACCCGAGCTTTCCGGCCCGTAAACCTCGATCACCCGGCCTTTCGGCAGGCCGCCGATGCCGAGCGCGATATCGAGCCCGAGCGAACCGGTCGAAATCGATTCGACGTTCATCGTTTCCTTCGAGCCCAGCTTCATTGCCGAGCCCTTGCCGAAAGCGCGATCGATCTGCGCAAGGGCGGCATCGAGCGCCTTTTGACGGTCTGCGTTCATTTCCTTGCCCTCTACCAGCTTCAGGTTCGCCGCCATGGCACATGCCTCCATCGTTTGCCCAGACCGATCCGGGCTCTTTCCAACATGTAAGCCATGTATCGCATTTGTTCTCATGGAACAAGAGGAGAACGCGATTTAATTTTCAGGGGTGCCGGCAAAGCCCTGCCCGTGTCCTGTCAGACCTTCGCCGGAGCGTGCTTGCCGAGGATTTCCGCGACCTTGTCGCCGATCTGCTGGACCGAGAATGGCTTGGGAAGGAAATGCATGTCGGCCATCGCGATGTCGTTGCGCAGCTGTTCTTCCGCGTATCCGGACATGAACAGCAAGGGCATGTGCGGATGGATCTTGCGAATGCCCTTGGCCATGGTGGGCCCGTCCATGCCCGGCATCACCACGTCGCTGACCACAAGGTCGAATTCGCCGCCGGCCTTGATCAGCTCGAGCCCTTCTTCGCCGTCGGCGCAGGCGGTGACTTCATAACCCGCACGGGTGAGCGCGCGGGTGGCGATGGTCCGGACCATGTCCTCGTCCTCGACCAGCAGCAGCCGACCGCCCCCGGCCCAGTCGCTGGTGTCGGGCTCGACATCCGCCTTGCGCCCGCGCGCCGGGTCGCTCTCGACCTGGTGGACCGGGAGGTAGACCGAGAAGCGCGCGCCTTCCGTCCTGCCATCGTTGCCGACGACGTTGTCAGCGAAGATGAAGCCATTGGACTGCTTGACGATGCCGTAGACGGTCGAGAGGCCGAGGCCCGTCCCCTTGCCCTGTTCCTTGGTCGTGAAGAACGGCTCGAAGATCTTTCCGATGAGGTTTTCGGGGATGCCACCACCGGTATCCTGCACGATGAGCGCGGTATAATCGGTGGCAGGCATGAAATCGTACCCGATCTTGCCGACTTCAGACGCCGGGATCCGGCGCGTCGCCATGGTGAGCCGGCCCGGACCGTCGCCATGCGACTGGATCGCGTCGCGCGCATTGACCGCCAGGTTCACGATCACCTGTTCCAGCTGCTGCGGATCGGCGCGCACCGGCCCCAGCTCGCGGTCGTGCCTGACGACGAACTCGATCCGGTCGCCCATCAACCGCTTGAGGAGCTGGCTGACCTCGCTCACGATGTCGGGCAGCTGCACCGTCTCCGGGCGCAGCGTCTGCTGGCGCGAGAAGGCCAGCAGCTGGCGCGTGAGCGAGGCGGCGCGGTTCGAATTGGCGCGGATCTGCTGGATGTCGTCGTAATCGCTGTCGCCGGGCGTGTGCCGCAGCAACATCAGGTCGCAATAGCCGATGATAGCGGTAAGGACGTTGTTGAAGTCGTGCGCAACGCCGCCGGCCAGCTGGCCGACCGCCTGCATCTTGGTGGCCTGCGCCACCTGCCGCCGCAGCCGGACTTCCTCGGTCGAGTCGGCCAGGCTGAGAAGCACCGCCGCCTCGCCAAGCCCGCGCACGCCGGCAAGGCCGATGGATACCGGATCGTCGGGCTGGTTCGACAGGCGGACCGCCATGTCGCCACTGCTTGCCGGCCCGCGTCCGAAGCGACGCACGGCATCGGAAACGGTCGCCTTGTCCTCGCGCACCACCAGGTCGGTCGGATACTGGGGCAACCCCTTTTCCTTGCGACCGATCGCGCGCAGGAAGGCCTTGTTGGCGAACAGGAACCGGCCGTCGCGATCGGTCAATGCCAGGCCGAGCGGCAAGGCACCCAGCAGCGCCTCTACCTGCGGCATGGCTGCGCGACCTCCGCCGTCCCAGCCTCCGCCGATGCCCACTCCGCTATCCACCAGCGCCATCAGCGAAGCGGCCTGGTCGGCAGCGGCCAGCTCGCCCGCGGCAGGATCGTTCAGGGGAATATGTACGAGTGTCTGCGGCGTCCCCTGCTTGCCCTCGCGCGCGAAAAAGATGCGCTCCCGATCGTCGGAGCGCAGCAGGTTGACGAAGTCCTGCCCGGCGAGCGTCGCCGTCGGATCGCCCGATGCCCGCTCGGCAAAACCGGCGCTGGCAGCGCGGATCGAGCCATCGGGTTCGACCAGCGCGACCTCGATCCCGGCGCGCGACAGGATCGCGCCAGCGCGGTCGCCGACCAGTCCTGCAACCAGCTCGTCGGCGGACTGACGCACCTCGCTGGCGAAACGCCAGAGGAGATAGTCTTCGCCCCGCCCGGTTCGCTCGATCGTGAGCGACCATTGCTCCCCGGAAGCCTTTCCAGCCAGCGCCGCGACTTGCGCCATCCCGTCCCGCCAGGCTTCGCGTGCAGCGCGCGACAGCTCGTTTCGCGAGGGTTCGGCAAAAGCGATGCTCGGCGGCGCGGATTCCAGTCCGAAGCTTTCGACGAAGCGGGCGTTGGCACACACCAGCCTGTTAGCCCTGTCGGTCAGCGCGCAGGCATCGTCAGACTGCTCGAGCGCGGCGACGGTGACCGACCAGTCGGGTATGGCAAAGTCGGCACTCGCCGGTTCCTTGCGCAAGCGCGACTGGCCGAAGATCGCGATCAGGAT containing:
- a CDS encoding bifunctional GNAT family N-acetyltransferase/carbon-nitrogen hydrolase family protein; the protein is MAQQPARKGKPRRKADEKLGQKRLEIRNARPKDVRGIAELVRRVYDDMPAYTHGEIRGQINNFPEGCFVAMLDDQVVGYCATMQLPEPVALGEHDWDEVTGNGYGSRHDPTGDWLYGYEMCVDPKVRGVRIGRRLYEERRAIAEEKDLTGIVFAGRMPGFARARRRKTNRVETPQEYLDLVLAGKLHDPVLRFQLANGFEPKGIIENYLPEDKASLANAVMMVWRNPYVERDQPEKKRLPRGVEAVRIATCQLQARAVADYDEFLRAIDYFVDVAADYESDFIVFPELFTLMLLSFEPKELSPVEAIERLSDYTPRLKSDISEMAMRYNINIIAGSHPTRMDDGDIHNIAYICLRDGSVHEQEKIHPTPNERYWWNIKGGDEIDVIQTDCGPIGVLICYDSEFPELARRLADEGARIIFVPFCTDSRQGYLRVRYCGQARAIENQCFVVLSGNVGNLPNVANMDIQYAQSCILTPCDFPFARDGIAAEASENVETLTISDVNLADLAWARAEGTVRNLADRRFDLYRIEWDVDGKHPGKPRPRREPLGSSSPGGG
- the alaS gene encoding alanine--tRNA ligase, yielding MTSTNDIRRGFLDYFAAAGHAEVPSAPLVPYNDPTLMFVNAGMVPFKNAFTGLETPPNPTATSSQKCVRAGGKHNDLDNVGYTARHHTFFEMLGNFSFGDYFKEQAILHAWTLLTREWALDPARLTATVYHTDDEAFDLWRKISGLPEERIIRIPTSDNFWSMGDTGPCGPCSEIFYDHGDHIFGGPPGSPDEDGDRFVEIWNLVFMQFDQSADGSRTALPKPSIDTGMGLERIAAVMQGVHDNYDTDTFVELIAASESLTGVKAEGEHKASHRVIADHLRSTSFLMADGVLPSNEGRGYVLRRIMRRAMRHAHLLGAKDPLMHRLVPALVAEMGQAYPELGRAQPLIEETLQREETQFRRTLEKGLRLLDEATSTMSDGDRLDGETAFQLYDTYGFPYDLTEDALRSRGLEVDRAGFDAAMERQKAAARAAWKGSGDAGSSEVWFDIAERDGATEFTGYTSTSGEGRVVALLRDGTEIDSASQGDTITVLTNQTPFYGESGGQSGDAGTISSPAGLEIAVEETSKPLGRLHAHYGKVTKGSIKVGETVHLEVDAERRDRIRANHSATHLVHAALRNRLGGHVTQKGSLVADDRFRFDFSHPKPLTDEDIIAIEAEVNAEIRRNEPVVTRLMSPDEAVEAGALALFGEKYGDEVRVLSMGGLGEGGRNFSVELCGGTHVKATGDIGVFRIVSESAVSSGVRRIEALTGEAARRWLVGREDALKAIAGVIKAAPDEAAGRVAALAEERKRLEKELAEARRALALAGNTSNANAGAQADEQIAGVAFSGQVIEGLDPKELRPLLDEAKKRMGSGVGAICAVNDGKAAFAVGVTDDLTGRFDAVQLVRDGVTVLGGKGGGGRPDMAQGGGPDGSKAAEAIDAVRKALSSVDA
- a CDS encoding NADP-dependent isocitrate dehydrogenase, encoding MQKIQVKNPVVELDGDEMTRIIWQWIRERLILPYLDVDLKYYDLSIEKRDETDDQITVDAANAIKEHGVGVKCATITPDEARVEEFDLKKMWRSPNGTIRNILGGVVFREPIVIENVPRLVPGWTDPIVVGRHAYGDQYRATDTLIPGPGKLRLVFDGEDGTKLDLDVFDFPSAGVAMAMYNLDDSIRDFARASFNYGLNLGWPVYLSTKNTILKAYDGRFKDLFQKVFDTEGFAEKFKEAGIVYEHRLIDDMVASALKWNGKFVWACKNYDGDVQSDTVAQGFGSLGLMTSVLMTPDGKTVEAEAAHGTVTRHYRQHQQGKATSTNPIASIFAWTRGLMYRGKFDDTPDVVKFAETLERVCIKTVESGKMTKDLALLIGPEQSWLTTEQFFEAIVTNLEAEMASQGFAA
- a CDS encoding cation:proton antiporter, coding for MASGELASPALSDALVILGSAGIVIPVFTRFRITPVIGFILIGVLVGPFGLGKLVFDYPWLAHVTITDPEALDPFAEFGIILLLFTIGLELSFNRLWQMRRLVFGLGALELLVIGLSLAIFLSMMGQYWVGALALGFALAFSSTAIVLPISGTNSPVGRAALSMLLFEDIMIVPIIFILGAMAPYAQAEGWGGLVDTLWQGALVIAGLLVVGRFALPRLFGQAARTKSPELFLAASLLVVIGASLATAVVGLSPIVGALIAGLLIAETEYHGEVEGIMEPFKGLALGIFLITVGMSIDLTSIWANLGPIVLAVVGVLVFKSLVTFLLLRLMGARRSTAAETGLLMASPSETTLIVLAAASSALLIQPGTAQFWQIVTAIGLTVTPVLARAGRFVARRIEPVAQLDEADAATPRVIVVGAGRVGRLIADMLAAHDQPYVAIDSDTDMIESAKRKGYRAVFGDAARGHALENLGIDHSPAVILTMDEPVLAQRLTAKLRKSHPDLPIIARARDAIHAAELYRAGASTAVPETLEASLQLSEAALVDLGVAMGPVIASIHEKRDELRAQIQEMGALERRPKLKTSTAST
- a CDS encoding phospholipase effector Tle1 domain-containing protein, with amino-acid sequence MGKDILIFSDGTGQFGGLKPDQRLSNVYKMYRAMRPGPESPIRYTDQIAYYNPGLGAGEVQGWSFRRIRNFLAAAVGTGIDDNIIDCYTAIMQYYEPGDRVLLFGFSRGAYTVRSLANVMHLCGVPTRMPDWSALPPSGPRLRSIARDAVKSVYGHGAGMARDRQPYLEQRLEKGRRFRAAYGSEPPPDEENIRGNVQPDFIGVFDTVAALDNAAVSRAFGLAVTSLFALAWVSQEEQWPAWTTIMLAVLGGFGALWFLGLLASQIRFFEPDPAHPLRWYRPWDWPRIFKYTHFARWSRKNYDRWLDETVGHARHALSIDENRADFAQVDWFAYRDLPEHHVSQPPWLEQVWFAGCHSDIGGSYLELESRLSDIALQWMVAELERCRPGIRVRHDILHTSPDPLGQQHEERIFEKIGAIAFRWRVRPRTVDPAQPLHPSVIARLEADQVPHPDAMRPYRPEQLRHHLQASKYYSGKEP